From one Dama dama isolate Ldn47 chromosome 4, ASM3311817v1, whole genome shotgun sequence genomic stretch:
- the LOC133055012 gene encoding zinc finger protein 135 isoform X2: MTAGLLTAGDPEQVTFEDVVVDFTQEEWGHLEPAQRTLYRDVMLETFGLLVSVGHWLPKPDVISLLEQEAELWAADEGGPQDLETRPQSKLSTEKQGVTEEIPNSALVEGFLQESLWHSKDEDAAGNREQGPEKSDSCVVQAACTPVKTPTQEQQQGNGCGENLSLRPDLPTQPMTPERQGAPMRGTHGQRENSNSNAQQKTCAKEKPYGCQECGKAFSHSSALIEHHRTHTGERPYECHECGKGFQNSSALTKHQRIHTGEKPYKCTQCGRTFNQIAPLIQHQRTHTGEKPYECSECGKSFSFRSSFSQHERTHTGEKPYTCSQCGKAFRQSIHLTQHLRIHTGEKPYQCGECGKAFSHSSSLTKHQRIHTGEKPYECQACGKAFTQITPLIQHQRIHTGERPYECSECGKAFSQSTLLTEHRRIHTGEKPYGCNECGKTFSHSSSLSQHERTHTGEKPYACRQCGKAFRQSTHLTQHQRIHTGEKPYKCSDCGKAFSHSSSLTKHQRIHTGEKPYECNECGRAFSQLAPLIQHQRIHTGEKPYECNQCGRAFSQSSLLIEHQRIHTKEKPYGCNECGKSFSHSSSLSQHERTHTGEKPYECQDCGKSFRQSTHLTQHRRIHTGEKPYECRDCGKAFTHSSSLTKHQRTHTG, translated from the exons atgactgCTGGGCTCCTCACCGCCGGGGACCCG GAGCAAGTGACTTTTGAGGACGTGGTCGTGGACTTCACCCAGGAGGAGTGGGGGCATCTGGAGCCGGCCCAGAGGACCCTGTACCGAGATGTGATGCTGGAGACCTTCGGGCTCCTGGTCTCTGTGG GACACTGGCTCCCAAAGCCGGATGTCATCTCCCTGCTGGAGCAGGAGGCAGAGCTGTGGGCAGCGGACGAGGGAGGCCCCCAAG ATTTGGAAACCAGACCCCAAAGCAAGCTATCAACTGAAAAGCAAGGTGTAACTGAAGAAATACCCAACAGTGCCCTGGTAGAAGGGTTCCTACAGGAAAGTCTGTGGCACTCTAAGGATGAAGATGCTGCAGGCAACAGGGAACAGGGCCCTGAGAAGTCAGATAGCTGTGTGGTGCAGGCGGCCTGCACACCTGTGAAGACACCGACAcaggagcagcagcagggtaATGGGTGTGGGGAAAACTTGAGTCTGAGGCCAGATCTCCCAACTCAACCAATGACTCCTGAAAGGCAAGGTGCCCCAATGCGGGGAACACATGGACAGAGGGAGAATTCAAACTCAAATGCTCAACAGAAAACCTGtgcaaaagagaagccctatgGATGTCAGGAATGTGGAAAGGCCTTTAGTCACAGCTCAGCACTCATTGAACACCACCGAACACACACAGGAGAGAGGCCTTATGAATGTCATGAATGTGGAAAAGGCTTTCAAAACAGCTCAGCACTTACCAAACACCAGCGAATCCACACTGGTGAGAAGCCTTACAAGTGTACTCAGTGTGGGAGGACCTTCAACCAAATTGCCCCATTGATCCAGCACCAGAGAACTCACACGGGTGAGAAACCCTATGAGTGCAGCGAGTGTGGGAAATCCTTCAGCTTTAGATCCTCCTTCAGCCAACATGAGCGGACGCACACAGGTGAGAAGCCCTACACGTGCAGTCAGTGTGGAAAGGCCTTCCGACAGAGCATCCATCTCACCCAGCACCTGCGAATCCACACTGGGGAGAAGCCATACCAGTGTGGAGAGTGCGGCAAGGCCTTCAGCCACAGTTCATCCCTGACTAAACACCAGCGGATCCACactggggagaagccctatgagtGCCAGGCATGTGGAAAAGCCTTCACCCAGATCACACCACTGATTCAGCATCAGAGGATACACACAGGCGAGCGGCCTTATGAGTGCAGTGAGTGTGGGAAGGCTTTCAGCCAGAGCACACTCCTGACTGAGCATCGGAGGatccacacaggagagaagccctatGGGTGCAACGAGTGTGGGAAAACCTTCAGTCACAGCTCATCGCTTAGCCAGCACGAGCGGACACACACAGGCGAGAAACCCTATGCATGCAGGCAGTGTGGGAAGGCCTTCCGGCAGAGCACACACCTCACTCAGCATCAGAGAATCCACACGGGGGAGAAGCCCTACAAGTGTAGTGACTGTGGTAAGGCCTTCAGCCACAGCTCATCCCTGACCAAACACCAGCGGATCCACactggggagaagccctatgagtGTAATGAGTGTGGTAGAGCCTTCAGCCAGCTTGCTCCACTCATTCAACACCAGCGGatccacacaggagagaagccctatGAGTGTAATCAGTGTGGCAGAGCCTTCAGCCAGAGCTCCCTCCTCATAGAACACCAGAGGATTCACACCAAGGAAAAACCCTATGGGTGCAATgaatgtggaaaatccttcaGCCACAGCTCATCGCTCAGTCAGCACGAGAGGACACACACTGGGGAAAAGCCCTACGAGTGCCAGGACTGCGGAAAGTCCTTTAGGCAGAGCACCCACCTCACTCAGCACCGGAGGatccacacaggagagaagccaTATGAGTGCAGGGACTGTGGGAAGGCCTTCACACACAGCTCCTCCCTTACCAAGCACCAGAGAACTCATACTGGGTAG
- the LOC133055012 gene encoding zinc finger protein 135 isoform X1 — translation MTAGLLTAGDPEQVTFEDVVVDFTQEEWGHLEPAQRTLYRDVMLETFGLLVSVGHWLPKPDVISLLEQEAELWAADEGGPQGVCPDLETRPQSKLSTEKQGVTEEIPNSALVEGFLQESLWHSKDEDAAGNREQGPEKSDSCVVQAACTPVKTPTQEQQQGNGCGENLSLRPDLPTQPMTPERQGAPMRGTHGQRENSNSNAQQKTCAKEKPYGCQECGKAFSHSSALIEHHRTHTGERPYECHECGKGFQNSSALTKHQRIHTGEKPYKCTQCGRTFNQIAPLIQHQRTHTGEKPYECSECGKSFSFRSSFSQHERTHTGEKPYTCSQCGKAFRQSIHLTQHLRIHTGEKPYQCGECGKAFSHSSSLTKHQRIHTGEKPYECQACGKAFTQITPLIQHQRIHTGERPYECSECGKAFSQSTLLTEHRRIHTGEKPYGCNECGKTFSHSSSLSQHERTHTGEKPYACRQCGKAFRQSTHLTQHQRIHTGEKPYKCSDCGKAFSHSSSLTKHQRIHTGEKPYECNECGRAFSQLAPLIQHQRIHTGEKPYECNQCGRAFSQSSLLIEHQRIHTKEKPYGCNECGKSFSHSSSLSQHERTHTGEKPYECQDCGKSFRQSTHLTQHRRIHTGEKPYECRDCGKAFTHSSSLTKHQRTHTG, via the exons atgactgCTGGGCTCCTCACCGCCGGGGACCCG GAGCAAGTGACTTTTGAGGACGTGGTCGTGGACTTCACCCAGGAGGAGTGGGGGCATCTGGAGCCGGCCCAGAGGACCCTGTACCGAGATGTGATGCTGGAGACCTTCGGGCTCCTGGTCTCTGTGG GACACTGGCTCCCAAAGCCGGATGTCATCTCCCTGCTGGAGCAGGAGGCAGAGCTGTGGGCAGCGGACGAGGGAGGCCCCCAAGGTGTGTGCCCAG ATTTGGAAACCAGACCCCAAAGCAAGCTATCAACTGAAAAGCAAGGTGTAACTGAAGAAATACCCAACAGTGCCCTGGTAGAAGGGTTCCTACAGGAAAGTCTGTGGCACTCTAAGGATGAAGATGCTGCAGGCAACAGGGAACAGGGCCCTGAGAAGTCAGATAGCTGTGTGGTGCAGGCGGCCTGCACACCTGTGAAGACACCGACAcaggagcagcagcagggtaATGGGTGTGGGGAAAACTTGAGTCTGAGGCCAGATCTCCCAACTCAACCAATGACTCCTGAAAGGCAAGGTGCCCCAATGCGGGGAACACATGGACAGAGGGAGAATTCAAACTCAAATGCTCAACAGAAAACCTGtgcaaaagagaagccctatgGATGTCAGGAATGTGGAAAGGCCTTTAGTCACAGCTCAGCACTCATTGAACACCACCGAACACACACAGGAGAGAGGCCTTATGAATGTCATGAATGTGGAAAAGGCTTTCAAAACAGCTCAGCACTTACCAAACACCAGCGAATCCACACTGGTGAGAAGCCTTACAAGTGTACTCAGTGTGGGAGGACCTTCAACCAAATTGCCCCATTGATCCAGCACCAGAGAACTCACACGGGTGAGAAACCCTATGAGTGCAGCGAGTGTGGGAAATCCTTCAGCTTTAGATCCTCCTTCAGCCAACATGAGCGGACGCACACAGGTGAGAAGCCCTACACGTGCAGTCAGTGTGGAAAGGCCTTCCGACAGAGCATCCATCTCACCCAGCACCTGCGAATCCACACTGGGGAGAAGCCATACCAGTGTGGAGAGTGCGGCAAGGCCTTCAGCCACAGTTCATCCCTGACTAAACACCAGCGGATCCACactggggagaagccctatgagtGCCAGGCATGTGGAAAAGCCTTCACCCAGATCACACCACTGATTCAGCATCAGAGGATACACACAGGCGAGCGGCCTTATGAGTGCAGTGAGTGTGGGAAGGCTTTCAGCCAGAGCACACTCCTGACTGAGCATCGGAGGatccacacaggagagaagccctatGGGTGCAACGAGTGTGGGAAAACCTTCAGTCACAGCTCATCGCTTAGCCAGCACGAGCGGACACACACAGGCGAGAAACCCTATGCATGCAGGCAGTGTGGGAAGGCCTTCCGGCAGAGCACACACCTCACTCAGCATCAGAGAATCCACACGGGGGAGAAGCCCTACAAGTGTAGTGACTGTGGTAAGGCCTTCAGCCACAGCTCATCCCTGACCAAACACCAGCGGATCCACactggggagaagccctatgagtGTAATGAGTGTGGTAGAGCCTTCAGCCAGCTTGCTCCACTCATTCAACACCAGCGGatccacacaggagagaagccctatGAGTGTAATCAGTGTGGCAGAGCCTTCAGCCAGAGCTCCCTCCTCATAGAACACCAGAGGATTCACACCAAGGAAAAACCCTATGGGTGCAATgaatgtggaaaatccttcaGCCACAGCTCATCGCTCAGTCAGCACGAGAGGACACACACTGGGGAAAAGCCCTACGAGTGCCAGGACTGCGGAAAGTCCTTTAGGCAGAGCACCCACCTCACTCAGCACCGGAGGatccacacaggagagaagccaTATGAGTGCAGGGACTGTGGGAAGGCCTTCACACACAGCTCCTCCCTTACCAAGCACCAGAGAACTCATACTGGGTAG
- the LOC133055012 gene encoding zinc finger protein 135 isoform X3 codes for MTAGLLTAGDPEQVTFEDVVVDFTQEEWGHLEPAQRTLYRDVMLETFGLLVSVDLETRPQSKLSTEKQGVTEEIPNSALVEGFLQESLWHSKDEDAAGNREQGPEKSDSCVVQAACTPVKTPTQEQQQGNGCGENLSLRPDLPTQPMTPERQGAPMRGTHGQRENSNSNAQQKTCAKEKPYGCQECGKAFSHSSALIEHHRTHTGERPYECHECGKGFQNSSALTKHQRIHTGEKPYKCTQCGRTFNQIAPLIQHQRTHTGEKPYECSECGKSFSFRSSFSQHERTHTGEKPYTCSQCGKAFRQSIHLTQHLRIHTGEKPYQCGECGKAFSHSSSLTKHQRIHTGEKPYECQACGKAFTQITPLIQHQRIHTGERPYECSECGKAFSQSTLLTEHRRIHTGEKPYGCNECGKTFSHSSSLSQHERTHTGEKPYACRQCGKAFRQSTHLTQHQRIHTGEKPYKCSDCGKAFSHSSSLTKHQRIHTGEKPYECNECGRAFSQLAPLIQHQRIHTGEKPYECNQCGRAFSQSSLLIEHQRIHTKEKPYGCNECGKSFSHSSSLSQHERTHTGEKPYECQDCGKSFRQSTHLTQHRRIHTGEKPYECRDCGKAFTHSSSLTKHQRTHTG; via the exons atgactgCTGGGCTCCTCACCGCCGGGGACCCG GAGCAAGTGACTTTTGAGGACGTGGTCGTGGACTTCACCCAGGAGGAGTGGGGGCATCTGGAGCCGGCCCAGAGGACCCTGTACCGAGATGTGATGCTGGAGACCTTCGGGCTCCTGGTCTCTGTGG ATTTGGAAACCAGACCCCAAAGCAAGCTATCAACTGAAAAGCAAGGTGTAACTGAAGAAATACCCAACAGTGCCCTGGTAGAAGGGTTCCTACAGGAAAGTCTGTGGCACTCTAAGGATGAAGATGCTGCAGGCAACAGGGAACAGGGCCCTGAGAAGTCAGATAGCTGTGTGGTGCAGGCGGCCTGCACACCTGTGAAGACACCGACAcaggagcagcagcagggtaATGGGTGTGGGGAAAACTTGAGTCTGAGGCCAGATCTCCCAACTCAACCAATGACTCCTGAAAGGCAAGGTGCCCCAATGCGGGGAACACATGGACAGAGGGAGAATTCAAACTCAAATGCTCAACAGAAAACCTGtgcaaaagagaagccctatgGATGTCAGGAATGTGGAAAGGCCTTTAGTCACAGCTCAGCACTCATTGAACACCACCGAACACACACAGGAGAGAGGCCTTATGAATGTCATGAATGTGGAAAAGGCTTTCAAAACAGCTCAGCACTTACCAAACACCAGCGAATCCACACTGGTGAGAAGCCTTACAAGTGTACTCAGTGTGGGAGGACCTTCAACCAAATTGCCCCATTGATCCAGCACCAGAGAACTCACACGGGTGAGAAACCCTATGAGTGCAGCGAGTGTGGGAAATCCTTCAGCTTTAGATCCTCCTTCAGCCAACATGAGCGGACGCACACAGGTGAGAAGCCCTACACGTGCAGTCAGTGTGGAAAGGCCTTCCGACAGAGCATCCATCTCACCCAGCACCTGCGAATCCACACTGGGGAGAAGCCATACCAGTGTGGAGAGTGCGGCAAGGCCTTCAGCCACAGTTCATCCCTGACTAAACACCAGCGGATCCACactggggagaagccctatgagtGCCAGGCATGTGGAAAAGCCTTCACCCAGATCACACCACTGATTCAGCATCAGAGGATACACACAGGCGAGCGGCCTTATGAGTGCAGTGAGTGTGGGAAGGCTTTCAGCCAGAGCACACTCCTGACTGAGCATCGGAGGatccacacaggagagaagccctatGGGTGCAACGAGTGTGGGAAAACCTTCAGTCACAGCTCATCGCTTAGCCAGCACGAGCGGACACACACAGGCGAGAAACCCTATGCATGCAGGCAGTGTGGGAAGGCCTTCCGGCAGAGCACACACCTCACTCAGCATCAGAGAATCCACACGGGGGAGAAGCCCTACAAGTGTAGTGACTGTGGTAAGGCCTTCAGCCACAGCTCATCCCTGACCAAACACCAGCGGATCCACactggggagaagccctatgagtGTAATGAGTGTGGTAGAGCCTTCAGCCAGCTTGCTCCACTCATTCAACACCAGCGGatccacacaggagagaagccctatGAGTGTAATCAGTGTGGCAGAGCCTTCAGCCAGAGCTCCCTCCTCATAGAACACCAGAGGATTCACACCAAGGAAAAACCCTATGGGTGCAATgaatgtggaaaatccttcaGCCACAGCTCATCGCTCAGTCAGCACGAGAGGACACACACTGGGGAAAAGCCCTACGAGTGCCAGGACTGCGGAAAGTCCTTTAGGCAGAGCACCCACCTCACTCAGCACCGGAGGatccacacaggagagaagccaTATGAGTGCAGGGACTGTGGGAAGGCCTTCACACACAGCTCCTCCCTTACCAAGCACCAGAGAACTCATACTGGGTAG
- the ZNF329 gene encoding zinc finger protein 329, whose amino-acid sequence MTARNVPEEGLSCDVEMEAFTRETPCLSTLGASWDSEKPEGRSRRSPLTQEKPGAQEAAPEHPGFVKHLSASADLPQRQRAPATNGFRVRGSDVKSLDCDPASHDGQKSHAAKRMGDRDSFGKAFSHSMEVTQFGRTQTREKPCRYPDSIKSFNHFTLLGQQKIMTRGKKLYEGEDFGDLFTLSPSLNESRRSNPGEKLYKCTECGKCFKRNSSLVLHHRTHTGEKPYTCNECGKSFSKNYNLIVHQRIHTGEKPYKCSKCGKAFSDGSALTQHQRIHTGEKPYECPECGKTFNRNSSLILHQRTHTGEKPYRCNECGKPFTDISHLTVHLRIHTGEKPYECSKCGKAFRDGSYLTQHERTHTGEKPFECTECGKSFNRNSHLIVHQKIHSGEKPFECKECGKTFIESAYLIRHQRIHTGEKPYGCDQCQKLFRNIAGLIRHQRTHTGEKPYECNQCGRAFRDSSCLTKHRRIHTRETPYQCPECGKSFRQNSHLAVHQRLHSREGPSHCPQCGKTFRRGSALIRHQSSHPGEQPVGI is encoded by the coding sequence ATGACAGCTCGGAATGTGCCTGAGGAAGGACTGTCCTGTGACGTGGAGATGGAGGCATTCACGAGAGAGACTCCTTGTCTTTCCACTCTAGGGGCCAGCTGGGACTCTGAGAAGCCAGAGGGACGTTCGAGGCGATCACCCTTAACTCAGGAGAAGCCAGGGGCCCAAGAGGCAGCTCCTGAACATCCTGGGTTTGTGAAGCATTTGAGCGCAAGCGCAGATCTTCCACAACGTCAGAGAGCTCCTGCAACAAACGGTTTCCGTGTacgtggctcagatgttaaaagtCTGGATTGTGACCCAGCTTCACACGATGGTCAGAAAAGCCACGCAGCTAAGAGAATGGGTGACAGGGACTCCTTCGGGAAAGCCTTCAGCCATTCCATGGAAGTGACTCAGTTTGGAAGAACTCAGACGCGAGAAAAGCCCTGTAGATACCCTGACAGCATTAAGTCTTTCAACCACTTTACCCTTCTTGGCCAACAGAAAATCATGACACGAGGGAAGAAACTGTATGAAGGCGAGGACTTTGGGGACCTTTTTACCCTGAGTCCATCTCTTaatgaaagcaggaggagcaacCCTGGAGAGAAATTGTATAAATGTACTGAATGTGGCAAGTGCTTCAAGCGGAACTCTTCCCTCGTCTTGCATCACCGAACTCACACGGGGGAGAAACCTTACACCTGTAATGAGTGTGGAAAGTCCTTCAGCAAGAACTACAACCTAATTGTGCACCAAAGAATCCATACAGGAGAGAAGCCCTACAAGTGCAGTAAATGCGGGAAAGCCTTCAGTGACGGGTCAGCTCTGACACAACACCAGAGAATTCACACCGGGGAGAAACCTTATGAGTGTCCAGAATGTGGGAAAACCTTCAACCGAAATTCGTCCCTGATCCTCCATCAGAGGACTCACACGGGGGAGAAGCCATACCGATGTAACGAGTGTGGGAAGCCTTTTACGGACATCTCCCACCTCACCGTGCACCTCAGGATCCACACTGGCGAGAAGCCCTATGAATGTAGCAAATGTGGAAAGGCCTTCCGAGATGGCTCGTACCTCACCCAGCACGAGAGgactcacactggagagaagcccttTGAGTGCACAGAGTGCGGGAAGTCGTTCAACCGCAATTCCCACCTCATCGTGCATCAAAAGATCCACTCCGGGGAGAAGCCCTTCGAGTGCAAAGAGTGCGGGAAGACTTTCATCGAGAGCGCGTACCTCATCCGGCACCAGAGGATTCACACTGGCGAGAAGCCCTACGGCTGCGACCAGTGCCAGAAGCTGTTCAGGAACATTGCTGGCCTCATCCGGCATCAGAGGACTCACACTGGCGAGAAGCCCTACGAGTGTAATCAGTGCGGCCGGGCTTTCAGGGACAGTTCCTGTCTGACCAAGCACAGGAGGATCCACACCAGGGAGACGCCATACCAGTGCCCAGAGTGCGGCAAGTCCTTCAGGCAGAACTCTCACCTGGCGGTGCACCAGAGACTCCACAGCAGGGAGGGCCCCAGCCACTGTCCCCAATGTGGGAAGACGTTCCGGAGGGGCTCCGCCCTCATCCGACACCAGAGCTCACACCCCGGCGAGCAGCCCGTGGGCATTTAG